One window of Branchiostoma lanceolatum isolate klBraLanc5 chromosome 8, klBraLanc5.hap2, whole genome shotgun sequence genomic DNA carries:
- the LOC136440297 gene encoding CMP-N-acetylneuraminate-poly-alpha-2,8-sialyltransferase-like isoform X1 — MTKRSRRHGPAPMTKIRLDNIILTKQNRNDTCRRLLIFVTMTTVAVTLGQGYTQYKEYVDYHISMCFSVVRNTMYGTKALLTTGNWTYPSLPTEEPWNFDEEAASTFREELEQECHIKRDISLTKSSAKVGKKIVYDVEPQHYVTLAGPMYVLLPETSPFDGKFYNTCAVVGNGGILRDSRCGSEIDTADFVFRCNLAPISRYHEDVGTRTNFTTMNPSVLKTYYNRVNSENSRKRFINRLEEIGDGFLWIPAFVSKMGEREVNLLNSILMGERLNGLPLQPLYPTKEVTRAIFKFWNTRKLEVPRLTTGLCMYTIAASVCRQVALYGFYPSNHDREGNRLPYHYYERRSRYNFEQGPHKMYNEYKALKSLHDKGLVRLRERCKPLPSYVYAMRNNPRYRDHDRRGR, encoded by the exons ATGACTAAAAGGTCCAGAAGACATGGCCCGGCACCCATGACCAAAATTCGCCTCGACAACATCATCCTGACCAAGCAGAACCGAAACGACACATGCAGACGACTGCTCATCTTCGTCACCATGACAACCGTGGCCGTCACTCTGGGACAAGGATACACACAGTATAAGGAGTATGTGGACTATCACATCAG CATGTGCTTCTCTGTGGTCAGGAACACCATGTACGGCACCAAGGCCCTCCTCACCACCGGGAACTGGACCTACCCCTCCCTCCCCACAGAAGAGCCGTGGAACTTCGACGAGGAGGCCGCATCGACCTTCAG GGAAGAGTTGGAACAGGAGTGTCACATCAAGCGGGACATCTCTCTCACCAAGAGCTCGGCCAAAGTGGGGAAGAAGATCGTGTATGACGTCGAACCGCAGCACTACGTCACGTTGGCTGGACCAATGTACGTGCTGCTGCCCGAAACGTCACCGTTCGATGGGAAATTCTACAATACATGCGCAGTAGTTGGGAATGGAGGTATACTCAG GGATAGCAGATGCGGAAGCGAAATCGACACTGCTGACTTCGTCTTCCGCTGTAACCTCGCGCCGATCTCGCGATACCACGAGGACGTGGGGACCCGTACGAACTTCACTACCATGAACCCTAGCGTTCTCAAGACGTACTACAACCGTGTCAACTctgaaaacagcagaaaaaggTTCATCAACCGACTGGAGGAAATAGGGGACGGTTTTCTGTGGATCCCCGCCTTCGTGTCGAAGATGGGCGAGCGGGAAGTGAACTTGTTGAATTCCATTCTCATGGGAGAGAGGTTAAACGGACTGCCTTTGCAGCCATTGTATCCGACAAAGGAGGTCACCAGGGCAATCTTCAA GTTCTGGAACACTCGCAAGCTGGAAGTGCCTCGCCTCACGACTGGCCTATGCATGTACACCATCGCAGCCTCTGTGTGCCGCCAGGTGGCGCTTTACGGTTTCTACCCCTCCAACCACGACAGAGAGGGCAACCGCCTGCCTTACCACTACTACGAGAGGAGGAGCCGCTACAACTTTGAACAAGGGCCACACAAGATGTACAACGAGTATAAAGCACTGAAGTCGCTACATGACAAGGGGCTCGTTAGATTGCGAGAACGCTGCAAGCCTCTCCCTTCCTACGTCTATGCAATGCGAAATAACCCCCGTTACAGGGATCATGATCGGAGGGGTCGATAG
- the LOC136440297 gene encoding CMP-N-acetylneuraminate-poly-alpha-2,8-sialyltransferase-like isoform X2 — MTKRSRRHGPAPMTKIRLDNIILTKQNRNDTCRRLLIFVTMTTVAVTLGQGYTQYKEYVDYHIRNTMYGTKALLTTGNWTYPSLPTEEPWNFDEEAASTFREELEQECHIKRDISLTKSSAKVGKKIVYDVEPQHYVTLAGPMYVLLPETSPFDGKFYNTCAVVGNGGILRDSRCGSEIDTADFVFRCNLAPISRYHEDVGTRTNFTTMNPSVLKTYYNRVNSENSRKRFINRLEEIGDGFLWIPAFVSKMGEREVNLLNSILMGERLNGLPLQPLYPTKEVTRAIFKFWNTRKLEVPRLTTGLCMYTIAASVCRQVALYGFYPSNHDREGNRLPYHYYERRSRYNFEQGPHKMYNEYKALKSLHDKGLVRLRERCKPLPSYVYAMRNNPRYRDHDRRGR; from the exons ATGACTAAAAGGTCCAGAAGACATGGCCCGGCACCCATGACCAAAATTCGCCTCGACAACATCATCCTGACCAAGCAGAACCGAAACGACACATGCAGACGACTGCTCATCTTCGTCACCATGACAACCGTGGCCGTCACTCTGGGACAAGGATACACACAGTATAAGGAGTATGTGGACTATCACATCAG GAACACCATGTACGGCACCAAGGCCCTCCTCACCACCGGGAACTGGACCTACCCCTCCCTCCCCACAGAAGAGCCGTGGAACTTCGACGAGGAGGCCGCATCGACCTTCAG GGAAGAGTTGGAACAGGAGTGTCACATCAAGCGGGACATCTCTCTCACCAAGAGCTCGGCCAAAGTGGGGAAGAAGATCGTGTATGACGTCGAACCGCAGCACTACGTCACGTTGGCTGGACCAATGTACGTGCTGCTGCCCGAAACGTCACCGTTCGATGGGAAATTCTACAATACATGCGCAGTAGTTGGGAATGGAGGTATACTCAG GGATAGCAGATGCGGAAGCGAAATCGACACTGCTGACTTCGTCTTCCGCTGTAACCTCGCGCCGATCTCGCGATACCACGAGGACGTGGGGACCCGTACGAACTTCACTACCATGAACCCTAGCGTTCTCAAGACGTACTACAACCGTGTCAACTctgaaaacagcagaaaaaggTTCATCAACCGACTGGAGGAAATAGGGGACGGTTTTCTGTGGATCCCCGCCTTCGTGTCGAAGATGGGCGAGCGGGAAGTGAACTTGTTGAATTCCATTCTCATGGGAGAGAGGTTAAACGGACTGCCTTTGCAGCCATTGTATCCGACAAAGGAGGTCACCAGGGCAATCTTCAA GTTCTGGAACACTCGCAAGCTGGAAGTGCCTCGCCTCACGACTGGCCTATGCATGTACACCATCGCAGCCTCTGTGTGCCGCCAGGTGGCGCTTTACGGTTTCTACCCCTCCAACCACGACAGAGAGGGCAACCGCCTGCCTTACCACTACTACGAGAGGAGGAGCCGCTACAACTTTGAACAAGGGCCACACAAGATGTACAACGAGTATAAAGCACTGAAGTCGCTACATGACAAGGGGCTCGTTAGATTGCGAGAACGCTGCAAGCCTCTCCCTTCCTACGTCTATGCAATGCGAAATAACCCCCGTTACAGGGATCATGATCGGAGGGGTCGATAG